The following coding sequences lie in one Flavobacterium cyclinae genomic window:
- a CDS encoding DUF4212 domain-containing protein yields the protein MSDQKHASAYWKENLKYLLILLSIWFAVSYGAGILFKDALNGIKIGGFPLGFWFAQQGSIYVFVILIFVYVRLMNKLDKKYGFDE from the coding sequence ATGAGTGATCAAAAACACGCTTCGGCTTATTGGAAGGAAAATTTAAAATACCTTCTAATTTTATTAAGTATTTGGTTTGCTGTTTCTTATGGCGCTGGAATCCTTTTTAAAGATGCATTAAATGGAATTAAAATCGGTGGTTTCCCACTAGGATTTTGGTTTGCCCAACAAGGTTCAATCTATGTCTTTGTTATTTTAATTTTTGTCTACGTTCGATTGATGAACAAATTGGATAAAAAATACGGATTTGACGAATAA
- a CDS encoding IS1/IS1595 family N-terminal zinc-binding domain-containing protein yields the protein MEILSCPKCQSDNIVKSGIIKDRQRYLCKSCNYYFTVNKLGKKIDDYYVTKALQLYLEGLSFREIERIIGVSHVSISNWVKEFKIKKPPHPNYHPTYKIFKHQELVEFLQNKDQLSGAGMIITELGDKFMLIKWERFKD from the coding sequence ATGGAGATTTTATCATGTCCAAAATGCCAAAGTGACAATATTGTAAAAAGTGGTATTATTAAAGACAGACAGCGCTATTTATGCAAATCTTGCAATTACTACTTCACCGTCAATAAATTAGGTAAAAAGATAGATGATTATTATGTTACCAAAGCGTTACAATTGTATTTAGAAGGCTTAAGCTTTAGAGAAATTGAGCGTATTATTGGGGTTTCGCACGTTTCTATAAGCAATTGGGTAAAAGAGTTTAAAATTAAGAAACCACCACATCCTAATTACCATCCTACTTATAAGATATTTAAGCATCAAGAATTAGTAGAATTCCTTCAAAACAAGGATCAATTATCTGGTGCAGGAATGATTATTACAGAGCTAGGGGATAAATTTATGCTTATAAAATGGGAGCGTTTTAAAGATTAG
- a CDS encoding flavin reductase family protein, with protein MQFDIQNTDSSVLYKLLTGTVIPRPIGWISTIDANEIHNLAPFSFFNVVSEDPPHVMFSTVRTGNKNKDTLNNILDNKQFVVNLVTEEVVEQMNTTSQSVASDVDEFELAGVTPIDAVFVKPKRVKESLVHFECEMVHHYFIENHQNGGACIIIGKIITMHIDDSILMENHRINLDKYKPVARLAGSNYSKLGEIFSIKRQ; from the coding sequence ATGCAATTTGATATACAAAACACAGATTCTTCTGTATTATATAAACTATTAACAGGTACTGTAATCCCTAGACCCATTGGTTGGATTTCTACAATAGATGCAAACGAAATCCATAACCTTGCTCCTTTTTCATTCTTTAATGTAGTGAGCGAAGACCCACCTCATGTGATGTTTTCAACGGTAAGAACAGGAAACAAAAACAAAGACACATTAAATAATATTTTAGACAATAAGCAATTCGTTGTTAACCTAGTTACCGAAGAAGTTGTAGAACAGATGAACACCACTTCTCAAAGTGTAGCTTCTGATGTGGATGAATTTGAATTAGCTGGGGTTACTCCTATTGATGCTGTTTTTGTCAAACCAAAACGTGTTAAAGAAAGTTTAGTGCATTTTGAATGTGAAATGGTACATCATTATTTTATTGAAAATCATCAAAATGGCGGCGCTTGTATAATCATTGGTAAAATTATTACCATGCATATTGACGATTCAATATTAATGGAAAATCACAGAATCAATTTAGACAAATACAAGCCTGTCGCCCGTTTAGCAGGTTCCAATTATAGTAAATTAGGAGAAATCTTCTCAATCAAAAGACAATAA